In bacterium, the following proteins share a genomic window:
- a CDS encoding SCP2 sterol-binding domain-containing protein, translating into MAARFLSAEWAEQVTAAVRDHPGFGAAVEGVEFSVQFEIDQVPDEAAAHYYLEVAADDAVLAIGTLPQADLSVRTDYATASGISRGTLKIQSAFFSGKLAISGNVAKLLMNQRALDHLADAVSALEVEY; encoded by the coding sequence ATGGCGGCTAGGTTCCTGAGCGCCGAATGGGCCGAGCAGGTGACGGCGGCGGTGCGCGACCATCCCGGCTTCGGCGCCGCCGTGGAAGGGGTCGAGTTCTCGGTCCAGTTCGAGATCGACCAGGTCCCCGATGAGGCTGCGGCCCATTACTACCTCGAGGTCGCCGCCGATGACGCGGTCCTGGCGATCGGAACCCTGCCGCAGGCGGACCTATCCGTCAGGACGGACTATGCAACGGCGTCGGGCATCTCCCGAGGGACGCTGAAGATACAGAGCGCATTCTTCAGCGGGAAGCTGGCCATCTCCGGCAACGTGGCCAAGCTGCTCATGAACCAGCGAGCACTGGATCACCTGGCGGATGCCGTCTCCGCTCTCGAAGTAGAGTACTAG
- a CDS encoding HU family DNA-binding protein — MNKRDLADVVAYETGTPRSRAMASVNMVFETIAGALREGADVRITGFGTFTVRQRKARTGRNPRTGEAVEIPASRSPAFKPSKALKDRINS, encoded by the coding sequence ATGAACAAGCGTGATCTGGCAGATGTGGTCGCCTACGAGACCGGGACCCCGCGGAGCCGGGCTATGGCGAGCGTCAACATGGTGTTCGAGACCATCGCGGGAGCGCTCCGGGAGGGAGCGGACGTCCGGATCACCGGATTCGGCACGTTCACGGTGCGTCAACGCAAGGCTCGGACCGGTCGCAATCCCCGGACAGGCGAAGCGGTCGAGATTCCGGCCAGCAGGTCCCCCGCCTTCAAGCCTTCGAAGGCCCTCAAGGACCGAATCAACAGTTAG